A region of the Lathamus discolor isolate bLatDis1 chromosome 12, bLatDis1.hap1, whole genome shotgun sequence genome:
GCCACTTCTGCAGTGCATTGGCCAGCTTGTTCCTGATGGGGGAATACAGCGGCTCCAGTCGTGCCTGCATCAGGGGGAGCCAGGGGTGGATCCACGAATGGATTGGGACTGTGTCTGTCAAAGGATTCCAGCTTTCAACCTTGAAGATTAAAACAAGTCCATCTGTTAGCATTATATCTGACCAGATGCAAAGAGCCATAAAGGAACCCCTAAGCCCCTAGTGCAGAGGCAGCAAATCAGGATTTTAAAAGCTCTACTTCACTGAATTCAAGCTCTGATTCAGAGCACAGCTTCACTCTAACGCAGCCCTCTCACCTTACCTCCTTCTGAAGCTTGGGGAAGATGAGCTGATCCAGAATGTTATCCAGTATCCAGACAGGAACAACATTTACCCAGCCATCCAAGAAATCCACCATTGACCCGCAGTTCCGCGGCTGCCACCGCGCCACAATGTTCCTGACATATGGCATCCAGATTTCCCACATCAGTCTGGGGGGAAACATACAAACAGATCAAAGTTAAGCTTAAAGCTATAGCCCCAGGGCTAAATAAACCAAATGGTAACTGTCATTTCAAAGCTACTTCCTTTTATACAGCTGACAGCTGGACTTTTAACAGGCGCATCAGGAGAATCATCTGGAAAGCACACTTGTATCTGTGCTTCTCCATCCCTGAGGAAGCAGCACTTGCAAATGCTGCACAAAGTAAAACCCTTTTGCTCTTTACCTGTGAAAAGCATCTGTCGACAGGTCCTGCCCACCGTGTGACAACAGCTGGTCGTTTTCCAGGAGGCTCTTCCACTTGGCTATGATCTCTGTGCCATATGTGCAGTCCTGGAAATGAGACGGCATGAGTGGCCTTTATCCTCTGCCATTAATTTCAGCTGGTATCTACAAGGAGCAAGCAGGCTGAGGGTACACTTGGCTCCAGCTCTCTCACCTGCCCAGAGCCAAGCCAGGAGCTTGCAGCTGTGATTAGTAAAGCCTCATGAGAGGAAAAATCCCACTTTGTGGGTTTAATGGACCTCCAGGGGGAGAAGAGTCTGAACTGTTTCAGGTGTACAGAGAGGACCCAGATCTCACCTATCACAGCCTAAACAGCATTAAGAACAGACATTGTGTATCTGACTACCTGAAAGACAGACCTCCTGCTTCTGCTAATAACCAAGAACGGAACGCTtggttttcatctgctttttattcCCAACACCCATGAAAGGGATTGACTTTAACCTTAGAAGCTCCTAAATTGTTAGCCACTTCACAGAAGAGCAACCATGAGTTGTGGCAAAGGCCTAACAGTGGGTGCAGAGTGGagttttggtttgatttctttctctccagaTTGATCAGAaatttgggaaaagaaagaggggagtCAAGGTAATAAAGACTACTTAAACCATCAAGGAAGAACTGCAGATGAATCAAGTTGATACAGACCTTGAGGGGATCCCAGTTCTTGAAGTAATCTTTCATCAGAGGATAAACTATTGCCACGGCCAGGTCCACCCTGTCGGACATTCTGTACTCCTCATAGTACTTGTCTTGCAGCGTCTCGAAGATTTTTGCACACTCATCCAAGGTCAAGGGATTTTCACAGCTGGGCTGCATCCGTCTCTCACACTCCTCCACCATCTCCAGCACCTTGCTCAGGTTGCTGATTGCCTTCTCTTCGTGTGAGAGAACTTCAGATATCTTCTGTATCTCATGGGTCAGGTTCACAACCATGTCCCTCTCGAACTGCAGCTGCCGGTCGTTCTGGATGATCTCCTGCTCAGTGATGTCAATGAGGAGCTGCAGGTTGTGCTCCAGCTCGGGCAAGGCAAAGCCCTGGGGCTTGAAGTCTTTGCCCAGTGGCAGCTGAGGGCTGTCATCTGGGATATTGTGCTTGTGGCTGATCTGACTGTAGCTGTAATAAACCTTCTGCTCCCGGCCCGTCATGTCTATAACCTGCCACAAACAAGAACAAATGTGTCCTTAAAATAACTCcataaaaaaaagaggaggaaatccCTGGTCCCAAACTGAAAACCAGAGATTTCCAAGTACTTTAATACTCTGGGAGGCTACTAATACCCACTGGTATTCCGAATGAGGCAACTGGGATTGCCTCTGTCAAGGCCTACTCTCTAGTAGAATGAGTAAGAATCAAACTGAATCAGAGCTGGAATAGCCTCTTCTTCTGATCTCAGTCCTGAGTAATTCTACAAGCAGTGATGACACAAGCTGTGCGTCATCTGTTACTGCACAGGAGTCTCAGGTACTTTTATACTTTTAAGATGCATTCATTTTAGATGAGCAATTTCATTAAGTGCACAGGAGACAAATCCCTCCCTGTCCCTTCCATGTAGGAGATGGCTCCCAGTAAGGACAACTGTGCTTTCGGAAGCAGATGATTGTTTTATCTATGGCAGATGTGAAACAATTCAACTTAACTTGCAATTAACAAACAACCCACCCACATTTGagttaatttgcatttttccaAGGCCAAAGACCTTGCTTAAAAGCAAACCCAATGTTCCAGGTGATGCGGTGGTCTATTACATGATTCAGTGATGAGTCCAAGGCTGCAGCCAGACAGTTCTTAACCTGGCTTCTCCCAATGACTTGAAACTGCTCACAATGCCACAGTGGACAAACTGTTCCGCAGGGATGCCATATCTTGGATTATCAACCTTACCTTGACTTGGGACAGCTCCTTCTGAGGGGTTGAAAGCTGCTTGTTGATCCTGCCCTTGGCTTTCAGTTCTTCTACTGTCTTATAGCTGTATTTGGGTTTCTTCTTGCCTCCACTGGGATCCTTCCGCCACTGGCTGAGCTCCTTTTGATATTCCTACACAAGAACAAGGAGTTGTGGTTCGTGCTCTTTGTCATGTCCCAGATTTGCCTCTATTTTCCACAGGAAAATAACCCATCAGATCCATGAAAAATGctgcacagcaaaaccaaagcagtaAAGCTCAGCAACAGCCACCCTGTTCACAGGGCTGGCAATGGGCTGCtgatctgctttcttttctttaatccaaagatgacaAAGACTGTTTACCTGGGGAACTCTTTGAAGGTGGGGTTCTGGCAAGATACTGCAATAACATGAGCCAGAAACAACAAAGAACATCACAGTGACAAAAAAACATGTCTGAATGCAATCGATGTACTACATCTTTAGCTTCTCATCTCAGATGAACTCAAACAGTTTTCTCCGGCACATAAGCTAATAATTAGAACTGCATTTTGTACATACAACATGACAGGGAAGCAGACAGACCAAGAATTGTACAAATACCTCCTCAGCTTCTTCTTCTGAGTCCACAACAGGGAAGTCCTGCAGGGACTGGCTGGTCCTCTCCGAGCCATATGCTCCCACAGCtcctttgcctttcctctgcTTGGCCTCGATGGGGTTAATAATACCTGGGAGGAGGGAGTCAGGTCAGATTTACTGAGAGAGCAGAGCAATAGCTTTTCTACCCTAAGTTATCAAACCAGCACAAACACCAGAGCATCCTGCCTCTGGCTAACTATAGTCTCCTTTCCCACTCCACTGATTTAGTGGCTATCAAATCACTTAATTCCCACACACACTAAATAAACCAAAGCAAGTTATTATTTACACCtacatttcattgctttttattCTATCACATAAAATAACATCTTTTCTGTTGACTTCCTTTGCAATTTacctccttttttctctttgcttttgcaaaacAACAAGAGCGTAAAATTGGCTTCTGGTAACTCAAACACAGCTGAGGGTTATCACGAGGACCCAGATCACTTGCAAAAGATGCAAGCAAGCAAGGAGGAAGGTGTAAGCCCCCTGATGATGGCAGAATGCAGTCTCTTCCCTAAAACACCAGTTAACAATGCACCCCACACCCAATCACAGTACCTTGAGCATTCTTCCCAAGACCTCTTCCAGGGACATAACCCATCTTTTGGAGCAGCTTCTGCCCAATTCCCTTCGTGTGTCTCTCCCAGCTGCCAAAGTCCACAAAAGACTTTGTCCCCCCTCCAAAGCCTTTCTGACTGGGCTTGAAATTGCCACCCTGTTAAAAGAGACAAACAAAAGCCCACCACACAACATTGAGGATTTTAATCTACAACATGCTTAGGCTGGTCATCCTGTTCTGtgagacaagaaaataaagccTTTGGAAGGCTGTAAACCAGGAGCATGCTTCTACTTTAACCTCAGCTGACCAAAGGCAACGCTAAAGAAGATAAAAGGACCTGAGGCCACACTGCAATACATCAGAATAGCTACAAAAGGCAGAGAGAACAGCTCCCCAGGCAGCACACTGCCGCACAGGGCTCTATGGGTTTAATGACTTGCTCCTTTCCTCAGTGACCCATTACGGCCCAGCAGGTCTGCCCGCAGCCCCAGCCGCGCTGAGCACAGCACACAGACCCGCAGCCTGCCCCATAACTCACCGTTTTGAGCTTCTTCGACACAAACTCCTTCGGGATTTCTTCCTGCTTCACCGGCTTCTCGTCCTCATCCGAGTCCTCCTCGGACGCATCCTCTGCCGCCGCCTTCTTCAGCCCCGCGCTGATGAAGTTCACGGGGGCCGAGTAATCCCTGGAGCTGCACCGGAACAACGCCCACGAGTGAGCCCCGCTCCAGCGGGGCGCTGCGGGGCCCCGCAGAGACCCGAGCGCCGCCGCGCCTCAACCCCCTCCCCTCCAAACGGAGCGTTATAAACCGGTGCGCGCTTTAACGCCGGTTTAACGGGAACCGCGCCGACAGGCAGCGGGCAGAGCAGCCCCGGCCCAGGTGGGAGCGCGCCGGCAGCCCCCGAACCCCCACGGCGCAGGGCCGCCAAccgagcccccccccccgccggtaGGAGCGGGGCCGCCGGGCCGGGAGCAGACGCGCGGCCCGAGGCCCCGGCCCGTGCCCCGCCGCCCGCACCGCTTGCCGCCGAAGCTGGGCCGCTCCTCGTCCGAGTCGCGCTCGGCCCACACGCCGTAGGTGGCCTCCTCCTTGGTCTGCCGGTGGCGCTGCCGGTGCGGGTTGAACTCGTTCTGCAGGTCCCAGTCCGACACCTCGAAGCTCTCCATCTCCACGCCATCCTCCCCGTCCGTGCCGTACAGGTGCGACATCGACATggccccgccgggccccgcaCCGGCCCGGGCCCCGCACCGCCGCCGACCGCCGGCGGAAACGACCCGGCCCCGCCCGGAAGCCGCGCCCACAAggccagagcaggagggagcagccGCGCTGGGGCCTTTCAGCCGCCGCTCCTCTATGGTTTGGCAGGCGCCCCCCGGTGGATGGGAGGTGTGTGTGATGGCGAGCGCACAGCTCGGGAAACAACGTTATTGCAACACCGTTATTAAACAACACTTTAATGGTGGACAACGGGGCAAGGAGGCGGGGATGGGCTCATATATTAACTCTGCAATAGCCTCTGTACGGGACAGTGAAGGGCTGGGGGGGCACTCGCACGACAAAGGCTCCATGGGGGGCTCCGGTGCCATCACAGACCCACGAGCAGAGAACACAGTACAGACACCAAGTGTGACTACACGAGTCCTCCGGGCACGGCAAACAGGCCCTTGCCGATGCACACCCCTGCGCATCCCGGGGATCCCGGCATCCCGGGGCCTGATGTGCAGAACGCTCGGGCTttgcaaataaatgcaaacacGTTCCCATAGAGCAGTCATTTTGGCAATAGTATTAGCAAGCAATATGCTTGGATATCCGATTTCCACTGGTGCCATCGCAAACTCTTCTTTGTTGGGCAACAAAAGGCCATTTGCAGCATTCTGGAAGAGAGAAACAACAGCCTCAGGCGCAGGATCCGCTCACGGGTGTCAATGAAGGGGTTTAAAGCAGCCATAATACAGAAAATGACAAGAAGTAAACCATGTCCCAGCACCTGGGTGATGGGTACCCAGCTCCTACTCTCACTCAATGCTTCTGATCTTGTTTTTTAGCACAGTGCATTGCTTTTACATAGGGGTCATTTTTAAtaagaaccatagaatggtttgtgttggaagggaccttaaagctcatccaactCCAActgtgccacaggcagggacaccttccactacagcagcttgctccgagccccatccaacctggccttgagcactgccacaaagggaagagaaatctCATGTTTCAGCGCAGGGTTTGCTGCAAGGGAGATGGAAAATCATCCAACGCATCAATGGCTGCGTCTGCAGCACAACCCCGGGCTGGCAGCTCCGGTTTCCAAGCCGACAGCACATGTGGCTGCTTTTAGCTCCCCTTCCACAGGCTCACGGCACGTCCCAGAAGGCAGCCGGGGAGCGGCTCggctcagctctgcctttcCACATGCCGTGTCAAGGCTCCCCCCGGGGACACCCAGGAATGACTCTCCCAAGCGGCTGACTGTGCCTTTGCTGAAGTAATCCCGTTTCCAGCGCTCGGGAAAAGGCTTTCTGACAAAGAACCTCCCATAGCAGCATTGTTCTGAGGAGCTAAAGCCAGTGTGAAGGAGATCGCAGGCAGAAGGAGTGTGCCTGGAGCAGCCAGGCTAATCCATAGTAAAGGAATTGCACAAGCAGGACTGCAGGAGTTCACTGCATCCCAAACTGAAGCACCAGGTCTTACCTGGAAATCATTAATGTCCTTAGTGAGAGGATGATGTGTTCTGAGTCACCTGCAACAGCCCGGAAACACAAGGGTCAGCTTTTAGCCACCGGCTGCGCCTCAACCCATCCCTGCTGGGTTCCCAGCAGGAAGACAAGGAATGTTCAGGGCCCAGAAAGCAGCGTGagggcagggaagcagcagcctctgcccacCACTGTCCCCACCGCTGGACTACGCCGTGGTTATTAACTGCCTTCAAGCACTGCTCACTAGGTAGGGAGCCCCGCAGTGTGTATTTGACACCTGAAAGCCATCACCCCAGTACAAGACCGGCCTATAACCTGCAAATCAGACAAGCCACCCTTCCCCATGGCAGGCATGACCCACAGCAACAGTAAGAGCTGTGGAACAAAGAGCAAGGTAGAAAAGTGTCTTAAAAAGAATGAGGAGCACAAGATCCCGACGGATGAACACAGAACCCCACAGCATCAAACCACACACGAGCAGCCcaggaggaggtggcagagATGAATGAGCAGGGCCCGAGGAGCACAGGACACACAGGACATCAACAGCCAAAGCACGGAGGGTGAGAGCAACAAGGACAGCCCCATCATCCCCATGGACCGAGGGAAGAGCAGGGACAGTGCCCGCAGCTGCTGCGAGCCTGCAAATGCCCATGAGAGGGAGCAAGGGACCAGGCCCCCAGGATTAACCACCCCTCCAAGGGACAGGAGATGCTCTTACCTGCGGATGACCTTTCAGATTGGCTGGCGTTTTATAATCCCCCTTTAAAACCTATGGGAAAGAGAACATTGGAGTGACCCTCCTGGAGCAGCGGCTCTACCAACATCAGCAAGCGCACCTCATGAACTGTGTCCCATGTCCCAGTGTACCTGAACCTGCTGAAATACCCTGATGGGTGTTTGTCCTGCACGGGGGCAAAAGCAGAAGGTCTCCCCTGTCCTGACTGTGCGCAAAGACAgggagcagcatcctgctggggcagggaaCTGGCACAAGcagttctctgcttcctccctcagCCTGGAGGGGGAGAGTATTTTGGTCTTTGGTGCCGGTTCCCCAAATTCACCCCGGGAAGTAGTGAAAGCTCCACGTCAGTGACCCAAAGAGCTCACCCAAATTGCAAGCACTGTCATGGGGCTGCAAAGTCCGGCCTCAGGGAGGAACCTGGTCCACCCCACAGCACCAGACGCTCCCTCTGCTCCGTTCCTGCTGTCTGTGCCTCTGCAGCTtcttccttccagctctgccccaggacCGTGAGTCAAGCCCCACAGAAACGGCTGCTTTTGCCCAGATGCTTCACAAGCCTCCGCTCGCCCTCCTCATGGGACAGGGAGCGGCTGGAGAGCTGTGGGCCACAGCACAGCCCGTGGCTGCTCCTGCACCGCAGCGCCTTCACCCCCCGATAACATCATCGGCCGGCAACTCCCGGCCTGGGCTGGAGCGGGGAGGGACTGAGGTCAGTATCGGCCACAACAGAAGAAACCACCCCCAGCACCAAAGCACAGGGAGCACCAGCAGCCGGAGCCGCGCCAGACTCCAACCGTTCCAACATCATCCCGTTGAACTGCgtgcctgtgctcccacaggaaGAAGCTGCTTCTTCCCTGCTCTTTCCTGACAGTTCAGCAACCCCTGTGGCTCCGGAGGGCCCCGGGGTGCACAGCCCCCCGACACTCACTCTGTGCGTGTTGTTGACAACCAAGGGGTCGGGGTGGCCGTAGTTGGGGGGGTTGGCGTAGGGGTCGTAGCCGAGCCTGGCCAGCATGGGTGCGATGTGGGCCATGTCCTGCAGCACATCCCCCGGGATGTGCCCGATCCACTTGGATAAGGCCTCCATGTTCACCGGCTTGATGACCTGGTCTGTTGATCTCTCTATCCTGGGGGAAACAGTAAAGGAGTAAAACAAGACGCTAAGGTTGGATTTCACACACAGGCTGGGATCAGAGATAACAGCCCTTGGCTATGTTCACCAGTGCCCCACAGGCTGGGTCCCCTGTATGGGGGGGTCATCCCACACTGGGCTTGGGGCgtgaaagaggaggagaaagcaggagaagACAAGCACCctgaggcaggcagcaaggagggAGTGCTGGGGTgtgcctctgcagagcaggtATTGCTTTTACCCTGCAACACCAGCACCAAAGCTGGCAAGCTCTGCTGCACACCCCTGAAAGCTCTTCATAAGCAGCACAACTAATTGCTCTAAGAAGGTATTTGTGGAAGGGTGGAGAAAAGAGGCATTAAAGAGCTCGTGTTTCAGAGCAAGCAGTTCCTGTCAAATTAGAGACCAAAAACTCTGTGCTGCCAAGATGGATTAATGAAATGGTCACCTGCTcctgaaagctgctctgtcGGGTACAACAGATCGTTAGCACTAAACCCCTTTCCTCAGGAACACAAAACTGGATGTGCTGCCACTTCTGCCCCTGGAAACCAAGCCCAAACACAAGCAAAGCCCCTTTGCCCTCAGTTTTAGCCTTAACCTGCTCTGTGTAAGAAAATGCTGCTTGAAaagctgaggcaggagcagagacaCCCACTTGGACAGCGACACCCCGCCGGGCTTCCCGATGAGCTCCTCGTGGTGCAGCACCGTGTCGCTCCAGGAGATGTCCAGGAACTTCATGATGGCGTGCATGGACTGCTCGGGGTGCAGCACCAGCTGCTCATAGTAGACGGGCAGGCAGCGGGAGCGCCCGATCTCCAGGCACTGCGAGTACATCACCTCGATGGCTTTGTTCCACTTGGTCAGGCAGTCCCGGTAGCTGTTGAGGTCGAAGCCCGCGATGGTCACCTTCCGCGTGATCATGGAGTGGACGGAAGCGCGGCCGTCTCGAACCATCAGGAGGAATTTGGAATTGGGGAACAGCCTGGACAGGTACACAGAGGACTTCAGCGTGAAGGGGTCCTTGTTGCACAGATACCGCGCCGGCTCGCCGTGCTTGGCGATCACCTCCAGGATGAAGGCCTGCATAGCAGCGTCCAGGACCTGGTCCGTCACCCCCGCCTCGTCCAGGCGCATCTTCTCCCGCCCCGACTTGGACCACGCCTGCCGCATGGCCAGCACGCGCGGGATGATGCGGGTCTCCTCGCCGCAGCGCACCTCGGGGTGCGCGTCCAGCATGGCCCTCATCAGCGTCGTGCCGCTGCGCGGGACCCCGCCGATGAAGATCAGCGGCATCTCCTTGCTGTACCGGTACTCGACGTGGTTGGAGTCCATCATGACCAGCTCCTCGCTCTCCGGTCTCATCAGCCTGTGCCTCCGTTCGCTCAGCACCTGCTGGCACTCCAGGACCTGCTGGCCGAGGTGCAGAGTCACCATCAGGGCGACCACCGAgcccaccaccagcagcaccctCCTCATGGTGACCCGCATCCTCTTCTGCTTGCACAGGCTGGTGACCACGCTTCAGCTCTCAGCTAGCAAGTGTTCATCCCAGCAGGCATCTGCAAGAGAAACTGTggtcagaggagcaggatcccagcccagcccctgtgGCACCTCAgcatccagcccagctcctctgtGACGCTGACACCATCCCAGGCTTTCATCACCTCTTCCACTTATCAGCAACTTCCAGGCTAGGTGCCTTCTGAAGGAGCAATTAAAGTCTGTCTCAGAGCACACCCAAACAGATTACTTCTGGACAGTTTGTGTACCCAGAAACACgggtttgctgctgcagcaaagccatGGAGGGGCCGTGCAGCCAGTCAGTCCTCACAAGAAAACCCTTTACAGAGAGCCCGTTCCATCCTAGATGAAGCCCCAACcctccctgcagctctcctgcccTCCCAAGCCGAGCTCAGCGCCCTCTTCTCACTTCTCTCAgcatctccctcctccctgtgcTCTCTTCGGTGTCCATGTGCTCTCGCAGGGGAGCGGGAAAGCCGAAATAAGAGAAAACCGAGAGCACCTCATGCAAGTTTCGAGTGTCTGAGTCAGCAGAAGCAGTCACCCGTTAGGACGAAACGCTGCGAGAAACCAAACCATGTGAGCACAACACGGAGCCAGCGCCGAGCGCCCTTCCCCCGGACACTGACCTTACACGGAGCCCTGGAAGACCTCGTCTGGCACCAAGAGCCTTTGTTCTGAGCCTCGCTGGGCTGCGCAGGAGGAAGCCGCAGCTCCCCACGCCGctgccccgctgcctgccccaggCCCCCCGCGAGCGCTGGCACCGCTTCCCGCCCGCCCCCCGCTCCGGCTGTGCCGCGGGTTTTGCAATCCTGCCCTGGGCTCTCCGTGGATTTCAAGCTCTTTGTGATTCTGTGGCCGGGGCGGGCGCTGAGCGGAGCCCAGGAACGGGGCGTCCGTGCCCTTTCTTTTGCTGGCAggccaaaaacggcttcaaaagcggcttctcctcctctcaACTCTCTCCATGAAGGAGCACATTTAGCAGCGGATGGGGTGACGGCCCTttggggcagggagcaggcaggagagccagcagcctccctgccctggccctacctgccagcacaggcagcccaGAACCATGCAGGTGCCCCAGGACTCGCTCCATCCCCTCCCAGCCCTGACATCCAGCTCCATCTACCCAGAGTGGGAAAAAGCCAGCTCCCCACCATCACCTGCTCTGTGTTATCCACTTCTGCTCACACCATCCACCACCACGACTCAGGTAATGGGCCTCTGTCCACTCAGGTACAGGTTTTCCCATCGCAGCAGTAAAGGAACAGCATCACCAAAGTGATTTCTGTGGCTCTTCAGCAGCCCTGTGAACATCCTGTTGATCAGGATGCTGACTGCTTGGGTGACATACCGAGGTTAAACAGGCTCAAGCACATGCCCATATACAACATAAAGGTCAAAATGTCAAGTGCtggtccatctggtccatgctggtcaggttggacagggcttggagcaagctgttctagtggaaggtgtcccggcccgtggcaggggttggagctgaaggagctttaagatcccttccagcacaaaccatgctgggattctgtgacttgTTTAGATGTAAATCAGAGGGAGCAACAAAGAGCTCTGGCATTTTGGCAGCACCAAGCACAGAGTCAGACCCATTCAACAGACAAGTactgctctgctcctccccaCTGTCTTCATCTGTTTCAGTCATGGAAGTTTACTGAAACCTTCACCCTAAAATCAACTGCAAACGCTGCAAGACCCATTCCAATGCCCAAGACCCATTCCAGTCCGTGCAGCGGGGGCAGTCAGGATTTAAGGCCAACTGGAACAGTTACAGTCAAGCAGCCCAAGCCAGGCTGCCTCGCAGGGAAGCTCTGCAGTTCACAAGGGAGGCTGGGAGCACAGAAGTGCTCTGTTCTCTGCACGCTTCCAGGGAGCCTTTCCCACCAAGATGCTCCCAGCAGCTACGGGAGGGAACAAAGGGACCCACTCATTTTGCTGTGCGAGGCAGGAGGCTGGATGGGAGCCGGTGGTACCAGCTCTGCGCCTACCAGCACAAAGCGGTGTGTCCCTTGTGTCAGCAGGAAGGCAGAGAGGATGCTGCTGACATTGGGGAGCAGAGCTTCACCCTCCTGCCATGCTCCAGCCGCTCCCCATTGCTGCAGCCCACACTGCCCCTGCTGCACAACAGCCCCGCTctgcctccagcacagcagctgtgggcactgggatggctgaagcaaagcaaaccacCCCCAGTGGGATCACTCAGGTCTACCTGAGCAGGCTGAACAAGCACCCACGAGTGTCCGTGAGAGTGCTTGGCATGGTCCGTGGAGCAACCACCAACAATCCCAATTATTTCCAACTCTTTTGTGCAATTCCCCACTAAGAATTCCCCAGAATTTATGGGTCCCATTAGTCTGTGAGGAGAGGGATGACCAATTGCCTCCACAGCAGATATTCTGGTGGAAAACAGCATGGCACAATGAGGTGGCACAGCTGTCTGAGCAGATGACATTGTGGTCCTTCAGAAGCCCAAGCTGCATCTGagagctctccactcctgcagGAATTAGAGAGCTCTCGGGGCTTCATCATGGCAGGAAAGCCAGTGCAGCTGGTGATGGGCAGCAGaaatcacagcacagcagccagcTGAGGCCCTGAgtgcagcagggaaaggcaggTATGGGAGCAGGGAGCATGGGGAAGATGGAGCCGGTGGGGAAGTGGAAGCAGAGCAGTGACAAATGAGCACACAGGAGGTCTGACAGGCACGAAGTCTCCCTCATTTCACATGCGGATGGGACATGAGTACAAACATGGCTTCAACCCTGTCTTGTCAGCTTGCAAAGGCGATGCACTATTACCAGGGCAGCAGTGGTGGGGTGGCAGATGTATGAAGTATTCCCACACCCGCAACCAGCACCACAAAGGAGCCAACTGCTCTGGGATGGACCCTCCAAACACGCTTACCTCTCCCCAGTAAGTCCATTTCGCTCTAGCCAAGCTTCATGCTGAAACACCGGTGGCCACGAAAATACCtaatggggaagaaaaggcacAACGCTGATTTATCACACACCTCTGTGTGTGCTGGTGGGTGATGTTCTCCTGCCCAGTaccttcccctcctgcccacAGCC
Encoded here:
- the TPST2 gene encoding protein-tyrosine sulfotransferase 2; its protein translation is MRVTMRRVLLVVGSVVALMVTLHLGQQVLECQQVLSERRHRLMRPESEELVMMDSNHVEYRYSKEMPLIFIGGVPRSGTTLMRAMLDAHPEVRCGEETRIIPRVLAMRQAWSKSGREKMRLDEAGVTDQVLDAAMQAFILEVIAKHGEPARYLCNKDPFTLKSSVYLSRLFPNSKFLLMVRDGRASVHSMITRKVTIAGFDLNSYRDCLTKWNKAIEVMYSQCLEIGRSRCLPVYYEQLVLHPEQSMHAIMKFLDISWSDTVLHHEELIGKPGGVSLSKIERSTDQVIKPVNMEALSKWIGHIPGDVLQDMAHIAPMLARLGYDPYANPPNYGHPDPLVVNNTHRVLKGDYKTPANLKGHPQVTQNTSSSH
- the TFIP11 gene encoding tuftelin-interacting protein 11; translation: MSMSHLYGTDGEDGVEMESFEVSDWDLQNEFNPHRQRHRQTKEEATYGVWAERDSDEERPSFGGKRSRDYSAPVNFISAGLKKAAAEDASEEDSDEDEKPVKQEEIPKEFVSKKLKTGGNFKPSQKGFGGGTKSFVDFGSWERHTKGIGQKLLQKMGYVPGRGLGKNAQGIINPIEAKQRKGKGAVGAYGSERTSQSLQDFPVVDSEEEAEEEYQKELSQWRKDPSGGKKKPKYSYKTVEELKAKGRINKQLSTPQKELSQVKVIDMTGREQKVYYSYSQISHKHNIPDDSPQLPLGKDFKPQGFALPELEHNLQLLIDITEQEIIQNDRQLQFERDMVVNLTHEIQKISEVLSHEEKAISNLSKVLEMVEECERRMQPSCENPLTLDECAKIFETLQDKYYEEYRMSDRVDLAVAIVYPLMKDYFKNWDPLKDCTYGTEIIAKWKSLLENDQLLSHGGQDLSTDAFHRLMWEIWMPYVRNIVARWQPRNCGSMVDFLDGWVNVVPVWILDNILDQLIFPKLQKEVESWNPLTDTVPIHSWIHPWLPLMQARLEPLYSPIRNKLANALQKWHPSDSSAKLILQPWKDVFTPGSWEAFMVKNIVPKLGMCLNELIINPHQQHMDAFYWVIDWEGMISVSSLVGLLEKHFFPKWLQVLCSWLSNSPNYEEITKWYLGWKSMFSDQVLAHPSIKDKFNEALDIMNRAVSSSVGGYMQPGARENIAYLTHTERRKDFQYEAMQERREAENMAQRGIGVAASSVPMNFKDLIQTKAEEHNIVFMPVIGKRHEGKQLYTFGRIVIYIDRGVVFVQGEKTWVPTSLQSLIDMAK